A genomic segment from Necator americanus strain Aroian chromosome III, whole genome shotgun sequence encodes:
- a CDS encoding hypothetical protein (NECATOR_CHRIII.G10555.T2), protein MMKCIVLLAFVGCTTAINLIGRTQSAAARGKLTCNGKPAAGVKVKLYDSDNSILPGVLDTDDLMASGKTDSNGEYNLSGSTKEITGIEPYIAIYHDCNDGVKPCQRTFRVGIPSKYVTSGKTPKTTFDAGQLELAGKYPNEGRSCLN, encoded by the exons ATG ATGAAGTGCATTGTTCTGCTCGCCTTCGTCGGATGCACAACAGCCATTAACCTCATCGGCCGAACTCAATCCGCTGCT GCTCGCGGAAAACTGACATGCAATGGGAAGCCAGCAGCAGGAGTCAAAGTGAAACTGTACGATTCTGACA ACAGTATACTGCCTGGTGTGCTCGACACCGACGATCTAATGGCTTCCGGCAAGACAGATTCCAACGGAGAGTACAATCTTTCGGGAAGCACCAAAGAAATCACAGGCATTGAGCCTTACATCGCCATCTACCACGATTGCAATGACGGAGTCAAG CCCTGTCAACGCACCTTCCGAGTGGGAATTCCATCCAAATACGTTACAAGTGGTAAAACTCCCAAGACGACATTTGATGCTGGTCAGCTGGAGCTCGCCGGAAAATACCCGAACGAAGGAAGAAGCTGCCTCAATTAG
- a CDS encoding hypothetical protein (NECATOR_CHRIII.G10557.T1): MDRRPQRSVEQIEVIEHRIVEEGRRPVGSGGVLPPYSTIRRSTESYETRDVPLERRYDFTGERDVSREASFLHTSASQQIEVTPTRSQIHTAGLDTSGSRLPSAQRVEFGDVSGNTVINNYGYDVHEIHTSEGGARVVETHGGGPMMETSRLESTRIEEVVERPPPPRPPPSTHGRDLGYMGGVKTPSGALRTSSQSQVFTVPSPPIPRTESWRHIQSDQDAFTRKDSYRKMQQSDELMESVENSKSYAPQSQTSLVTRSSSHRRGEEGGCWQRTRDYLTELYHNTREREVTPRLLASLCCILLLLLLLLILIGIILNALFNTYSVSEFLLYPPVCEECRRKNPNLVSAALPSSLFVHFYSANQAHFELRGNAPFKSNSFTAIDFQTGYIAIADHALTDSSGRHTTCFIMPLDRSAIASMDALKEAVGNSDSEIQAYFGWQEFWQFDAEPIEPVAANSKFTDKIEDCTSAKWYLLKQAVHSRDASCSDCYDFCLPDWAVVRKEKYEDESTIGVRRLDCFRLYVPEWRNFRVETDQSGGHWQYPLASQNTKRDRSGNWVSWVPTANAIQTRRRR; this comes from the exons ATGGACCGACGTCCTCAACGTTCGGTCGAACAAATCGAAGTTATCGAACATCGAATAGTCGAGGAAGGGCGACGTCCAGTTGGTAGCGGTG GCGTTTTACCACCGTACAGCACCATACGTCGATCAACGGAGAGTTACGAGACGAGAGATGTTCCATTAGAACGTAG GTACGACTTTACCGGAGAGCGAGACGTGAGCCGTGAAGCTTCGTTTTTACATACCTCCGCGA GCCAACAAATAGAGGTAACCCCTACTCGCAGTCAAATCCACACAGCCGGACTGGACACCTCCGGCAGCAGGCTGCCGTCAGCCCAACGTGTCGAATTCGGCGACGTCTCTGGGAATACCGTAATCAACAACTACGGCTATGACGTGCATGAAATCCATACTTCTG AAGGTGGAGCTCGAGTTGTTGAAACACACGGTGGTGGACCAATGATGGAGACGTCTCGTCTAGAAAGCACCAGGATCGAGGAGGTCGTTGAGAGGCCACCACCTCCACGACCGCCACCGAGCACCCACGGAAGAGATTTGGGATATATGGGTGGAGTAAA GACTCCATCAGGAGCACTACGCACATCATCACAAAGTCAAGTGTTCACCGTTCCGTCACCACCAATCCCTCGAACGGAGTCGTGGCGGCATATACAGAGCGACCAGGA TGCGTTTACAAGAAAGGATAGCTACAGGAAAATGCAACAATCCGATGAACTTATGGAATCAGTGGAAAACTCGAAATCATATGCG CCTCAATCACAAACCTCATTAGTGACTCGCAGCTCCAGCCATCGACGAGGAGAAGAAGGTGGTTGTTGGCAGCGAACTCGTGACTACCTCACAGAACTTTATCATAATACACG AGAACGTGAAGTTACTCCACGATTACTTGCCAGTTTATGCTGTATTCTATTGTTGTTACTACTGCTTCTAATTCTTATAGGAATCATATTGAACGCCTTATTTAATACATATTCT GTTAGCGAGTTCTTGTTGTATCCGCCGGTTTGTGAAGAATGTCGCCGGAAGAATCCAAACCTGGTCTCAGCCGCTCTACCCTCATCACTCTTCGTCCACTTCTATTCTGCTAACCAAGCGCACTTCGAATTGCGCGGAAATGCACCGTTCAAGAGCAATTCATTCACTGCCATTGACTTCCAAACG GGTTACATCGCCATCGCCGACCATGCCTTGACGGATTCAAGTGGCCGCCACACAACCTGCTTCATAATGCCTCTCGACCGCTCGGCTATCGCCAGTATGGATGCATTGAAAGAAGCCGTTGGTAACAGCGATTCTGAG ATCCAAGCTTATTTTGGCTGGCAGGAATTCTGGCAATTTGACGCCGAACCCATCGAACCCGTTGCTGcgaattcaaaatttacgGATAAAATCGAAGACTGCACTTCAGCAAAATGGTATTTACTGAAGCAGGCTGTGCATAGTAGAG ACGCATCATGCTCGGACTGCTATGATTTTTGCCTTCCTGACTGGGCTGTGGTTCGTAAGGAAAAGTACGAGGATGAGAGCACAATAGGTGTGCGCCGACTCGATTGCTTCCGACTGTACGTTCCTGAGTGGAGAAACTTTAG AGTGGAAACCGACCAATCAGGAGGACATTGGCAATACCCATTAGCAAGCCAGAACACTAAACGAGATAGAAGTGGCAACTGGGTGTCCTGGGTACCTACTGCTAATGCAATCCAGACAAGACGTCGGCGTTAG
- a CDS encoding hypothetical protein (NECATOR_CHRIII.G10555.T1) yields the protein MKCIVLLAFVGCTTAINLIGRTQSAAARGKLTCNGKPAAGVKVKLYDSDNSILPGVLDTDDLMASGKTDSNGEYNLSGSTKEITGIEPYIAIYHDCNDGVKPCQRTFRVGIPSKYVTSGKTPKTTFDAGQLELAGKYPNEGRSCLN from the exons ATGAAGTGCATTGTTCTGCTCGCCTTCGTCGGATGCACAACAGCCATTAACCTCATCGGCCGAACTCAATCCGCTGCT GCTCGCGGAAAACTGACATGCAATGGGAAGCCAGCAGCAGGAGTCAAAGTGAAACTGTACGATTCTGACA ACAGTATACTGCCTGGTGTGCTCGACACCGACGATCTAATGGCTTCCGGCAAGACAGATTCCAACGGAGAGTACAATCTTTCGGGAAGCACCAAAGAAATCACAGGCATTGAGCCTTACATCGCCATCTACCACGATTGCAATGACGGAGTCAAG CCCTGTCAACGCACCTTCCGAGTGGGAATTCCATCCAAATACGTTACAAGTGGTAAAACTCCCAAGACGACATTTGATGCTGGTCAGCTGGAGCTCGCCGGAAAATACCCGAACGAAGGAAGAAGCTGCCTCAATTAG
- a CDS encoding hypothetical protein (NECATOR_CHRIII.G10556.T1), whose translation MPYTNTPPEIRTTSDSWGDAFKLFLMGLLLYCHYFGNSGRLLLLILILILLLLLLLLLLLLLLLLLLLLLLLLLL comes from the coding sequence atgccgtacacgaatactccacctgaaattcgtaccacctcagattcgtggggtgatgcctttaaactcttCCTCATGGGGCTATTATTGTACTGTCACTATTTTGGAAACTCGGGccgcttattattattaatattaatattaatattattattattattattattattattattattattattattattattattattattattattattattattattattataa
- a CDS encoding hypothetical protein (NECATOR_CHRIII.G10554.T2): MREADSFRSISFSTPVTHLPQLAILKLLKQVKESKIHKPGPLGYIHSVECELGTRNGSALQQRSCHDMQYFLICALLGYAAAIEMFGRDQSSAVKGRLMCDGRPAVGVKVKLWDVDRTDADDLMDEKFTDTNGEFHLAGWTKEYTTIDPKLSIYHDCNDGIKPCQRKFSILIPDSYVSSGKVPKKVYDAGTIQLAGSFPGESRDCIN; the protein is encoded by the exons ATGCGTGAAGCTGACAGCTTTCGTAGCATCAGTTTTTCGACTCCAGTGACTCATCTCCCCCAACTTGCGATTCTCAAGCTTCTGAAACAGGTCAAAGAGAGCAAG ATACACAAACCTGGACCACTTGGATATATTCATTCCGTTGAGTGCGAATTAGGGACTAGAAACGGATCCGCTCTCCAGCAAAGGTCATGCCATG ACATGCAATACTTCTTAATTTGTGCTCTGTTAGGCTACGCCGCTGCCATTGAAATGTTCGGCAGAGACCAGTCTTCAGCG GTCAAAGGACGGTTAATGTGCGACGGAAGGCCTGCTGTCGGTGTAAAGGTTAAGCTGTGGGATGTTGACCGAA CGGACGCAGATGATCTTATGGACGAGAAATTCACAGACACAAACGGTGAATTCCATCTGGCTGGATGGACGAAAGAGTACACTACCATTGATCCGAAACTCAGCATCTATCATGATTGCAACGATGGTATCAAG CCCTGTCAACGGAAGTTCTCCATCCTCATTCCAGACAGTTACGTGAGCTCCGGAAAGGTACCAAAGAAG GTTTACGATGCTGGTACAATTCAACTGGCCGGTTCATTCCCCGGTGAAAGCCGAGATTGCATCAACTAG
- a CDS encoding hypothetical protein (NECATOR_CHRIII.G10557.T2), translated as MDRRPQRSVEQIEVIEHRIVEEGRRPVGSGGVLPPYSTIRRSTESYETRDVPLERRYDFTGERDVSREASFLHTSASQQIEVTPTRSQIHTAGLDTSGSRLPSAQRVEFGDVSGNTVINNYGYDVHEIHTSEGGARVVETHGGGPMMETSRLESTRIEEVVERPPPPRPPPSTHGRDLGYMGGVKTPSGALRTSSQSQVFTVPSPPIPRTESWRHIQSDQDAFTRKDSYRKMQQSDELMESVENSKSYAPQSQTSLVTRSSSHRRGEEGGCWQRTRDYLTELYHNTREREVTPRLLASLCCILLLLLLLLILIGIILNALFNTYSVSEFLLYPPVCEECRRKNPNLVSAALPSSLFVHFYSANQAHFELRGNAPFKSNSFTAIDFQTGYIAIADHALTDSSGRHTTCFIMPLDRSAIASMDALKEAVGNSDSEIQAYFGWQEFWQFDAEPIEPVAANSKFTDKIEDCTSAKWYLLKQAVHSRDASCSDCYDFCLPDWAVVRKEKYEDESTIGVRRLDCFRLYVPEWRNFRVETDQSGGHWQYPLASQNTKRDRSGNWVSWRNDALGQFNYLFSSNNQDLAVSCRREVD; from the exons ATGGACCGACGTCCTCAACGTTCGGTCGAACAAATCGAAGTTATCGAACATCGAATAGTCGAGGAAGGGCGACGTCCAGTTGGTAGCGGTG GCGTTTTACCACCGTACAGCACCATACGTCGATCAACGGAGAGTTACGAGACGAGAGATGTTCCATTAGAACGTAG GTACGACTTTACCGGAGAGCGAGACGTGAGCCGTGAAGCTTCGTTTTTACATACCTCCGCGA GCCAACAAATAGAGGTAACCCCTACTCGCAGTCAAATCCACACAGCCGGACTGGACACCTCCGGCAGCAGGCTGCCGTCAGCCCAACGTGTCGAATTCGGCGACGTCTCTGGGAATACCGTAATCAACAACTACGGCTATGACGTGCATGAAATCCATACTTCTG AAGGTGGAGCTCGAGTTGTTGAAACACACGGTGGTGGACCAATGATGGAGACGTCTCGTCTAGAAAGCACCAGGATCGAGGAGGTCGTTGAGAGGCCACCACCTCCACGACCGCCACCGAGCACCCACGGAAGAGATTTGGGATATATGGGTGGAGTAAA GACTCCATCAGGAGCACTACGCACATCATCACAAAGTCAAGTGTTCACCGTTCCGTCACCACCAATCCCTCGAACGGAGTCGTGGCGGCATATACAGAGCGACCAGGA TGCGTTTACAAGAAAGGATAGCTACAGGAAAATGCAACAATCCGATGAACTTATGGAATCAGTGGAAAACTCGAAATCATATGCG CCTCAATCACAAACCTCATTAGTGACTCGCAGCTCCAGCCATCGACGAGGAGAAGAAGGTGGTTGTTGGCAGCGAACTCGTGACTACCTCACAGAACTTTATCATAATACACG AGAACGTGAAGTTACTCCACGATTACTTGCCAGTTTATGCTGTATTCTATTGTTGTTACTACTGCTTCTAATTCTTATAGGAATCATATTGAACGCCTTATTTAATACATATTCT GTTAGCGAGTTCTTGTTGTATCCGCCGGTTTGTGAAGAATGTCGCCGGAAGAATCCAAACCTGGTCTCAGCCGCTCTACCCTCATCACTCTTCGTCCACTTCTATTCTGCTAACCAAGCGCACTTCGAATTGCGCGGAAATGCACCGTTCAAGAGCAATTCATTCACTGCCATTGACTTCCAAACG GGTTACATCGCCATCGCCGACCATGCCTTGACGGATTCAAGTGGCCGCCACACAACCTGCTTCATAATGCCTCTCGACCGCTCGGCTATCGCCAGTATGGATGCATTGAAAGAAGCCGTTGGTAACAGCGATTCTGAG ATCCAAGCTTATTTTGGCTGGCAGGAATTCTGGCAATTTGACGCCGAACCCATCGAACCCGTTGCTGcgaattcaaaatttacgGATAAAATCGAAGACTGCACTTCAGCAAAATGGTATTTACTGAAGCAGGCTGTGCATAGTAGAG ACGCATCATGCTCGGACTGCTATGATTTTTGCCTTCCTGACTGGGCTGTGGTTCGTAAGGAAAAGTACGAGGATGAGAGCACAATAGGTGTGCGCCGACTCGATTGCTTCCGACTGTACGTTCCTGAGTGGAGAAACTTTAG AGTGGAAACCGACCAATCAGGAGGACATTGGCAATACCCATTAGCAAGCCAGAACACTAAACGAGATAGAAGTGGCAACTGGGTGTCCTGG AGGAACGATGCACTAGGACAAttcaactatttattttcctcAAATAATCAGGACCTAG CCGTTTCGTGTCGTCGCGAGGTGGACTGA
- a CDS encoding hypothetical protein (NECATOR_CHRIII.G10554.T1): MQYFLICALLGYAAAIEMFGRDQSSAVKGRLMCDGRPAVGVKVKLWDVDRTDADDLMDEKFTDTNGEFHLAGWTKEYTTIDPKLSIYHDCNDGIKPCQRKFSILIPDSYVSSGKVPKKVYDAGTIQLAGSFPGESRDCIN, translated from the exons ATGCAATACTTCTTAATTTGTGCTCTGTTAGGCTACGCCGCTGCCATTGAAATGTTCGGCAGAGACCAGTCTTCAGCG GTCAAAGGACGGTTAATGTGCGACGGAAGGCCTGCTGTCGGTGTAAAGGTTAAGCTGTGGGATGTTGACCGAA CGGACGCAGATGATCTTATGGACGAGAAATTCACAGACACAAACGGTGAATTCCATCTGGCTGGATGGACGAAAGAGTACACTACCATTGATCCGAAACTCAGCATCTATCATGATTGCAACGATGGTATCAAG CCCTGTCAACGGAAGTTCTCCATCCTCATTCCAGACAGTTACGTGAGCTCCGGAAAGGTACCAAAGAAG GTTTACGATGCTGGTACAATTCAACTGGCCGGTTCATTCCCCGGTGAAAGCCGAGATTGCATCAACTAG